AAACCCTACATATTTACTTTATGTGCTTATCTGCTTTTGGAGAATTTGTAGAAGATTTTAAGGCCATGAGTGTTAAATAGAGATATTTTTCCTTTGCtggattttatttctaagaattaaaaTGTCCCAATAGATGTAATTTGGCCTCTCATTTATTGCTTAACTCaggagagtaaaagaaaagaatatttccaCACATATTCCAAATTAAGGTCAAGTTTGGCTCTCTGTTATACTGCaggtgatttaaaaagaaaataaaagcctcCTCAGAATAAAAACAAGTATTTACCTTCTCTTGATACCAGTTATCCTGTGAAAACAGTAAATCTAATAAGGGGTTAAGggtaaataaataggtaaatttgTTGAAAAAGGCTGTAGCTGTCTTTTTCTTGGAAAAATACAAGTGCAAATAGTTCATAGCATCTTgattttgcaattttttaaacTACTTTTGTCTTTTAGCTTTTTCTACTCCATGCCCgtaaaaaaagtatttgatacaATTATGGGAGTATTACCGGtagttaaatgtaaatttataaattcttCTTTACTTACGTATTATTTATAAGCCAAACAACACTCACATCCTGACTCTATTATGTTGATTAAGTCTATAATACTTCTGGCATTAATTGTTGCAGTTTTAAATCACTACGAAGTCATGCTATTTGCTGAAGATGTGCCATCGTGCTTTGGCAAACCATATTGGCAGAAAGATGTATGAACTGTGTAATCAGAATAGATGCGTTAGCTACACCAATTACTTCCTTTACATGGTTTTGTTAACCCTTTCTGCACAACTGTGTTCATTGAAAAGGTATTATCTTGCCTTAGAATTAGACATTTTTCTCAGGCTGCGTGTGTTAACAAGGAGTGTCTAGATTGAACACACTAACTGCTTTCTCTTTGCTGTGCTGTCTGACGCTTTACTGACGTGCTCTCCTCTCTTTGTGAACCTTTTAACTTCTCCAAATGTCTCTCTTCTACCACGCTGCTCTGGACTAAAAGGTGAGGATGCTAGCAAAATGTGTCCATCCCTTTGCAGTTACTCAGGGCTCAACGGCCACCCCTGCAGTGAGTTAGATTACTGTAGCAATTACAGACGGCACCTGGACGTCCCGAGGGACTCCCAAAGGGCCATTACTTTCAAGAACGGCTGGCAAATGGCCCGGCAAAATGCAGAAATTTGGAGCAGCACCGAAGAAAATGTTTCCCCCAAAATCAAATCCCGGAGCTGCGATGATCTCCTAGATGGTGACTGTGACAGCTTCCCGGACCCGAAAACCAAGTCGGAAAGCCTGGGCTCCCTGCTgtgtgaggaggacccccaggagAGCTGCCCCATCCCCTGGGCGTCCCCCTACATCCAGGAGGGTCGCAGCAATGGCAGGTCAAGGGTCAGACACAGGTCAGCCCACAACGCTCCTGGCTTCCTAAAGATGTACAAGAAGATGCATCGAATTAACCGCAAGGACCTGATGACCTCGGAGGTGATTTGCTCGGTGAAGTCCAGGATCCTACAGTATGAACGGGAGCGACAGCACTCCAGCCTGCTGTCCAGCTGGAGCCAGTCGTCCACTGAGGAGGTGCCCAGGGACATGGTGCCCACCCGCATCTCCGAATTTGAAAAGTTGATCCAAAAGTCAAAATCCATGCCAAATTTAGGGGACGACATGTTGTCACCTGTAACCCTAGAGCCACAACAAAATGGTTTGTGTCCCAGGAGGCGATTTTCCATCGAGTCTTTGCTGGAGGAAGAAAATCAAAGCAGGCGCCCTTCTCAGGTCCCACTCAGCTGCACATCCAAAGACCTGGTGCCCATTCATATCGAGGTCACCAGCGATGAGCAGCCGAGACCGCACGTGGAATTTTCTGACAGCGACCAAGACGGGGTCGTGTCTGACCACAGCGACTATGTTCATGTGGAAGGCTCATCCTTCTGCAGTGAAAGCGACTTCGATCACTTTTCCTTCACATCCTCTGAGAGTTTTTACGGGTCcagccaccaccatcatcaccatcaccaccaccatcaccggCACCTCTTCAGCTCCTGCAAAGGCAGGTGTCCTGCCTCCTACACTCGCTTCACCACCATGTTGAAACACGAGAGAGCCAGGCACGAACACGCCCCCACCGAGGAGCCTGGGAGACAGGACATGGACCCTGGCCTCTCTAAACTTGCTTTTCTAGTGAGTCCTGTGCCTTTCcggaggaaaaaaaattcaactccAAGAAAACAGACTGAAAAGGCCAAATGTAAAGCATCCGTATTTGAGGCCCTGGACTCAGCCCTTAAAGACATCTGTGATCAAATCAAAGCTGAAAAGAGAAGGGGGAGTTTGCCAGACAACAGCATCCTGCACCGTCTCATCAGCGAGCTGCTTCCAGACATTCCGGAGAGGAATTCGTCCTTGCACGTGCTGAGAAGGAGCCCCAGGCACCAGCCCCTCCACCCACTGCCTGCAGATGGTGCTACCCATTGCTCGTCCTTCCAGCACGAATGCGGGAGGATCCCTCCTAGTCCCTCTTTCCAAGACATGGACACAGCCAACAACCACTCCCACCACCAGGACCGTGACGGTGCGCTCCAAGGTGGatgagcttttctttctttccctttggggTTCAGAGACCCCCCTCCCCTCCGGCTCTTTCATTTTCCATCCCACCATCTCATCATTCCTGAGCGGTGAGACCACTTGGCATCGTTATGTGTCGTGAAGCAAGTGCTTGTGGTATGCACGTGTCTTACTGAATCGCCCTCATGTACCCAGGTGGCGTTTTGGGAATGTGTGGCTTAAAGGGATCACAAAAATTGTAGTCTTTCAAAAAAGCGAGAGGGAAAAAACCATTTAGGAGCTTAATGTTAGGAATGAAACAGCTGTTACATTgagatgacaaaataaaaatctactaAGTTAAAGAGACTATTTGACAACGGAAACTATCATTAAATATCAGGATCCTTCAAAGGGCTTTTATTTCATTATCAAATGAATCAAAATGATAATTTAACAAATGGCCTCTTCTCTGAtgatattaactttaaaattttatactcaTCCCCTCAATAAGTAATTTGCTCACTATATAAAAACATTCAGGAAGCAGAACTGAAACATGAGATTAGTACTTGATAGACAATCCAAGAAATTAGGACTTGTTAAAAACTTTCTCCATTTGAAGGACACgattgtgataaaaaaaaaatttttgtgagtgtaCCTTTAAGCTGTACATGTAAAAGTCCCATTTCTGCCAATCAGTGTATTTATTCATTGTCTCCTCTTTTCCATTACTTAATttgtttactttctatttctgCTAAAAACAACCCTATATGGAAATTTAAATTAGGCCATCTAAATTAAAAGCGACTCAAATCTCCATTTTCATAGGTAATTTTGAAATGTCAACACAAGGACAAATGGCAGTTCAAATgcaggggactttttttttttttttttgcagtttttggccggggctgggtttgaacctgccacctccggcatatggggccagcgccctagtccgttgagccacaggcaccaccccagaagaCTTTTTTGAGATGTAACTTAAAAGCTCAGggtgttttaatatttttctctgattcttttcATTAACTCTTAAAGTACCTCTGTTTACTATGTCAATTTAAGTGACTAAAAGGAATATTTCAGGCTTAAATTTAGTCACCAGAGAAGCTTCCATGCACCAGGCACTCCAAAGtgctttacatgcattatctAATTAAATCTGGCATAAAAAGAGGGGGTGGGCATTATTGTAAGCATTCTATTCAATTTA
This Nycticebus coucang isolate mNycCou1 chromosome 1, mNycCou1.pri, whole genome shotgun sequence DNA region includes the following protein-coding sequences:
- the SORBS2 gene encoding sorbin and SH3 domain-containing protein 2 isoform X6, producing MRATTPVQTVDRPKDWYKTMFKQIHMVHKRDDDLDMYNTPYTYNAGLYNPPYGAQSHPAAKTQTYRPLSKSHSDNGTNAFKDASSPVPPPHVPPPVPPLRPRDRSSTEKHDWDPPDRKVDTRKFRSEPRSIFEYEPGKSSVLQHERPASLYQSSIDRSLERPTSSASMASDFRKRRKSEPAVGPPRGLGDQNASRGSPGRADLPGSSATLTKSFISSSPSSPSRAKGEDASKMCPSLCSYSGLNGHPCSELDYCSNYRRHLDVPRDSQRAITFKNGWQMARQNAEIWSSTEENVSPKIKSRSCDDLLDGDCDSFPDPKTKSESLGSLLCEEDPQESCPIPWASPYIQEGRSNGRSRVRHRSAHNAPGFLKMYKKMHRINRKDLMTSEVICSVKSRILQYERERQHSSLLSSWSQSSTEEVPRDMVPTRISEFEKLIQKSKSMPNLGDDMLSPVTLEPQQNGLCPRRRFSIESLLEEENQSRRPSQVPLSCTSKDLVPIHIEVTSDEQPRPHVEFSDSDQDGVVSDHSDYVHVEGSSFCSESDFDHFSFTSSESFYGSSHHHHHHHHHHHRHLFSSCKGRCPASYTRFTTMLKHERARHEHAPTEEPGRQDMDPGLSKLAFLVSPVPFRRKKNSTPRKQTEKAKCKASVFEALDSALKDICDQIKAEKRRGSLPDNSILHRLISELLPDIPERNSSLHVLRRSPRHQPLHPLPADGATHCSSFQHECGRIPPSPSFQDMDTANNHSHHQDRDGALQDRESPRSYSSTLTDVGRSVPRERRGTPEKEKLPAKAVYDFKAQTSKELSFKKGDTVYILRKIDQNWYEGEHHGRVGIFPISYVEKLTPPDKAQPARPPPPAQPGEIGEAIAKYNFNADTNVELSLRKGDRVILLKRVDQNWYEGKIPGTNRQGIFPVSYVEVVRRNTKAAEDYPDPPIHHSYSSDRIYSSSSNKPQRPVFTHENIQGGGEPFQALYNYTPRNEDELELRESDVIDVMEKCDDGWFVGTSRRTKFFGTFPGNYVKRL